In the Acomys russatus chromosome 13, mAcoRus1.1, whole genome shotgun sequence genome, one interval contains:
- the Atp6v1e1 gene encoding V-type proton ATPase subunit E 1: MALSDADVQKQIKHMMAFIEQEANEKAEEIDAKAEEEFNIEKGRLVQTQRLKIMEYYEKKEKQIEQQKKIQMSNLMNQARLKVLRARDDLITDLLSEAKQRLSKVVKDTTRYQVLLDGLVLQGLYQLLEPRMIVRCRKQDFPLVKAAVQKAIPMYKIATKKDVDVQIDQEAYLPEDIAGGVEVYNGDRKIKVSNTLESRLDLIAQQMMPEVRGALFGANANRKFLD, encoded by the exons ATGGCGCTCAGCGATGCAGACGTACAGAAGCAG ATTAAGCACATGATGGCTTTCATCGAACAAGAAGCCAACGAGAAAGCGGAAGAAATAGATGCGAAG GCAGAAGAAGAGTTCAACATTGAGAAGGGCCGCCTGGTGCAGACGCAGAGACTCAAGATCATGGAGTACTacgagaagaaagagaagcagattgAGCAGCAGAAGAAAAT TCAAATGTCCAATTTGATGAATCAGGCAAGGCTGAAAGTCCTCAGAGCAAGAGATGACCTCATCACT GATCTGCTAAGCGAGGCAAAGCAGAGACTCAGCAAGGTGGTAAAAGACACAACCCGGTACCAAGTGCTGCTGGATGGGCTGGTCCTCCAG GGCTTGTACCAGCTGTTGGAGCCTCGGATGATTGTGCGCTGCAGAAAACAAGATTTCCCCTTGGTGAAG GCTGCAGTACAAAAAGCAATTCCTATGTATAAAATTGCCACCAAAAAAGATGTTGATGTCCAAATTGACCAGGAGGCCTATCTGCCTGAGGACAT AGCTGGTGGAGTTGAAGTCTATAATGGAGATCGCAAGATAAAGGTTTCCAACACTCTGGAGAGCCGGCTGGACCTCATCGCTCAGCAG ATGATGCCCGAAGTCCGAGGGGCCTTGTTTGGTGCGAATGCCAACAGGAAGTTTCTGGACTGA